From a single Planctellipticum variicoloris genomic region:
- a CDS encoding sodium:solute symporter family transporter, producing the protein MPEVILADAPSPGLAVLGALLVFIAASVWLGTMAQRSLKKQRFLEGFFLGNRGLGAWTLALTATVQSGGTFMGFPALVYSHGWVVTLWIGSYMVVPLTGFAIVGKRLAQISRKTQTVTVPDMFRERYAAPRVGLTASLLIIIFLSFTMIAQFKAGATIMKLSIPGSGAFVLSEDLPVEIDMKFYLGLAVFGVTVVGYTMIGGFLASVWTDLFQSVMMAFGVMILLCLALPAAGGMEQATVVAMERTGPGYVFAPGYEPGGRDFLPIGLAISMFFIWVYAGFATPASMIRVMAAQNTEVMRKSICLLACYNCLIYVPLIMICIAARAILPDFNQPDEVIPRIAMHVTQDIPFGGLLTGLILAAPFGAIMASVSCFVLVIASGLVQDIYLRFINPKATQDQIKFVTRAAMVLVGFVGIAANIYPPKYLQALVVISGSAGASAFVTPALMACYWRRSTANGVMAAMLCGFGVYFGLYATGWIQTWALAVGGETPTGLAATILGILGPDRGIGLASAVRPYYLLSVDPVLWGLAASAVAGVGVSLITTPPPASLVSRFFDAPEKAPSPA; encoded by the coding sequence ATGCCCGAAGTTATCCTGGCAGACGCCCCTTCCCCCGGTCTCGCCGTCCTGGGGGCTCTGCTCGTCTTCATCGCCGCCTCGGTCTGGCTGGGGACGATGGCCCAGCGGTCGCTCAAGAAGCAGCGGTTTCTGGAAGGATTCTTTCTCGGCAACCGCGGCCTGGGCGCGTGGACGCTGGCCCTGACCGCCACGGTGCAGAGCGGCGGCACCTTCATGGGCTTCCCCGCGCTGGTCTACAGCCACGGCTGGGTCGTGACGCTCTGGATCGGCAGCTATATGGTCGTGCCGCTGACGGGCTTCGCCATCGTCGGCAAACGACTCGCTCAGATCTCCCGCAAGACGCAGACCGTGACGGTCCCCGATATGTTCCGCGAACGCTACGCCGCTCCGCGCGTCGGCCTGACCGCGTCGCTGCTGATCATCATCTTCCTGAGCTTCACGATGATCGCCCAGTTCAAGGCCGGGGCGACGATCATGAAGCTCTCGATTCCCGGCAGTGGGGCGTTTGTCCTGTCCGAAGACCTTCCGGTCGAAATCGACATGAAGTTCTACCTCGGCCTGGCGGTGTTCGGCGTGACCGTCGTCGGCTACACGATGATCGGCGGCTTCCTCGCCTCCGTCTGGACCGACCTGTTCCAGAGCGTGATGATGGCGTTCGGCGTCATGATCCTGCTCTGCCTCGCGCTCCCTGCCGCGGGCGGGATGGAGCAGGCGACTGTCGTCGCCATGGAGCGGACCGGACCCGGCTATGTGTTCGCACCCGGCTACGAGCCCGGCGGACGCGATTTCCTGCCGATCGGTCTGGCGATTTCGATGTTCTTCATCTGGGTCTATGCCGGCTTCGCCACGCCGGCCAGCATGATCCGCGTGATGGCGGCCCAGAACACCGAGGTCATGCGGAAGTCGATCTGTCTGCTGGCCTGCTACAACTGCCTGATCTACGTCCCGCTGATCATGATCTGCATCGCCGCCCGGGCGATTCTGCCGGACTTCAATCAGCCCGACGAAGTGATTCCGCGAATTGCCATGCACGTGACGCAGGACATTCCATTTGGCGGCCTGCTGACCGGACTGATTCTCGCCGCGCCGTTCGGCGCGATCATGGCCTCCGTAAGCTGCTTCGTGCTCGTGATCGCCTCAGGCCTCGTGCAGGACATCTACCTCCGGTTCATCAATCCGAAAGCCACGCAGGACCAGATCAAGTTCGTCACCCGCGCCGCCATGGTCCTTGTCGGCTTCGTCGGCATCGCCGCCAATATCTACCCCCCCAAGTACCTGCAGGCGCTGGTCGTGATCAGCGGCTCGGCAGGGGCGTCCGCATTCGTGACGCCGGCGCTCATGGCCTGCTACTGGCGACGGTCGACCGCGAATGGCGTCATGGCGGCCATGCTTTGCGGCTTCGGCGTCTACTTCGGCCTCTACGCCACCGGCTGGATTCAAACCTGGGCCCTGGCCGTCGGGGGCGAAACTCCGACCGGCCTGGCGGCGACGATTCTTGGAATTCTCGGCCCGGATCGCGGCATCGGCCTGGCATCCGCCGTGCGGCCCTATTACCTGCTCAGCGTCGATCCCGTGCTGTGGGGGCTCGCGGCGTCCGCCGTCGCCGGCGTGGGGGTGTCGCTGATCACCACCCCTCCGCCTGCTTCGCTGGTTTCCAGGTTCTTCGACGCGCCGGAGAAGGCTCCGTCCCCCGCCTGA
- a CDS encoding DUF997 family protein — translation MPQEDPVLTSSRREMLVAFGIWLTATVYSLSYCGLYGYNRDPASLKFVFGFPDWIFWGVVFPWGLCTVASGIFAFGFMRDEDLGDPHPEESDG, via the coding sequence ATGCCTCAGGAAGATCCCGTCCTCACCAGTTCCCGCCGGGAAATGCTGGTCGCCTTCGGCATCTGGCTGACCGCCACCGTTTACTCGCTGAGCTACTGCGGGCTCTACGGCTACAACCGCGACCCGGCGTCGCTGAAATTCGTGTTCGGCTTCCCCGACTGGATCTTCTGGGGCGTTGTCTTCCCCTGGGGGCTGTGCACCGTCGCTTCGGGGATCTTTGCGTTCGGCTTCATGCGCGACGAGGATCTCGGCGATCCGCATCCCGAGGAATCCGACGGCTGA